In Paracoccaceae bacterium Fryx2, a single genomic region encodes these proteins:
- a CDS encoding calcium-binding protein encodes MARIEGTLDTGSLTGNPFSGTETGPGGNDMLFSSAGPAGLLSPPPDLTGVALAEPRRAVSGEPARVPTEGTQATVPGGLTAATPVSGGAIAAGMVAGTEGADTMTGGTGNDTLSGMGGNDRLVGAAGNDLLEGDLGDDTLLGGAGADTLDGGDGVDLADYTGSTAAVVVDLGLGIASGGDAAGDVLIGIENLTGTALADELTGDENANLLNGAAGNDTLTGEGGIDTLVGGAGSDVLDGGSGTDMADYSGSALAVTVSLATGTGTAGDAAGDVLILIENLRGSTKADRLTGDDFDNVLIGGAGADTLTGNGGNDTADYSDSVLGVAVSLATGTGGDAQGDVLSGIEHLTGSALADTLTGSTGDNRLIGGDGDDLLTGGAGRDTLTGGAGIDTASYAASAVGVRVSLVSAFGFDGDAEGDILTGIENLIGSALADTLTGDGANNLLTGGAGNDTLSGLTGSDMLVGGLGDDTYVVDIETDVVTEAAAQGTDLVNSSVDWTLGDNLENLTLTGEWNRSGTGNASDNVITGNSGSGSFIANRGHNLLAGLAGNDTLDGGTGTDSMVGGIGSDTYIVDSALDVVVEASGEGLDTVMAAVTRTLGTYFENLALLGAAAIDGTGNVFTNLLTGNEAANLLSGLAGNDTLLGGAGNDTLDGGSGADAMTGGAGNDLYIVDDLGDTATELADGGTDSVHSACSFTLGSNLENLTLTGAAAINGTGNTLANLLTGNAAANLLAGSSGNDTLLGGGGADTLDGGSGSDSMAGGAGGDLYIVDVATDVVTEAAAEGTDTVRASVSFTLSANVERLELAGSSGITGTGNDLANALVGNSGSNRLSGLAGNDTLTGGAGNDTLDGGLGADRFVFAGSRDGTDTISDFNDVGGAAEQGDRLVFATAAVGTFTYLGTAAFSGGSDNSEARVSGSQVLVDIDGDGAADVTLILTGLVDAAQLGAGDFLFG; translated from the coding sequence ATGGCACGCATCGAAGGCACGCTGGACACGGGCAGTCTGACCGGCAACCCCTTTTCCGGCACTGAAACCGGGCCGGGCGGCAACGACATGCTGTTTTCCAGCGCCGGGCCCGCGGGTCTGCTGTCGCCGCCGCCGGACCTGACGGGCGTTGCGCTTGCCGAACCGCGCCGCGCGGTTTCGGGCGAACCGGCCCGGGTTCCCACGGAAGGCACGCAGGCCACGGTGCCGGGCGGCCTGACGGCGGCCACACCCGTGTCAGGCGGCGCAATCGCGGCAGGCATGGTGGCGGGCACCGAGGGCGCCGACACCATGACCGGGGGCACCGGCAACGACACGCTGTCGGGTATGGGCGGCAACGACAGGCTGGTCGGCGCGGCGGGCAACGACCTGCTGGAAGGCGATCTTGGCGACGACACCCTGCTGGGCGGCGCCGGGGCCGACACGCTGGATGGCGGCGACGGCGTCGATCTGGCGGACTATACCGGCTCGACCGCGGCCGTGGTGGTCGATCTGGGGCTTGGCATCGCCAGCGGCGGCGATGCGGCGGGCGACGTGCTGATCGGGATCGAGAACCTGACCGGCACCGCCCTGGCCGACGAGCTGACCGGCGACGAGAATGCCAACCTGCTGAACGGAGCGGCGGGCAACGACACGCTGACCGGCGAAGGCGGCATCGACACGCTGGTCGGCGGCGCGGGCAGCGATGTGCTCGACGGCGGCAGCGGCACCGACATGGCGGACTATTCGGGCTCGGCGCTGGCGGTGACCGTCAGCCTTGCCACCGGCACCGGCACGGCCGGCGATGCGGCGGGCGACGTGCTGATCCTGATCGAGAACCTGCGCGGCTCGACCAAGGCCGACCGGCTGACCGGCGACGATTTCGACAACGTGCTGATCGGCGGTGCGGGGGCCGACACGCTGACCGGCAACGGGGGCAACGACACGGCGGATTACAGCGACTCGGTGCTGGGCGTCGCGGTCAGCCTGGCCACCGGCACCGGCGGCGATGCGCAGGGCGACGTGCTGTCGGGGATCGAGCATCTGACCGGCTCGGCCCTGGCCGACACGCTGACCGGCAGCACGGGCGACAACCGCCTGATCGGCGGCGACGGCGACGACCTGCTGACGGGGGGGGCCGGGCGCGACACGCTGACCGGCGGCGCGGGCATCGACACCGCGAGCTATGCCGCCTCGGCCGTCGGGGTCCGGGTCAGCCTGGTGTCGGCCTTCGGGTTCGACGGCGATGCCGAGGGCGACATCCTGACCGGGATCGAGAACCTGATCGGCAGCGCGCTGGCCGACACCCTGACCGGCGACGGTGCCAACAACCTGCTGACCGGCGGGGCGGGCAACGACACGCTGTCGGGCCTGACCGGATCGGACATGCTGGTGGGCGGGCTGGGCGACGACACCTATGTGGTGGACATCGAAACCGACGTGGTGACCGAAGCCGCGGCCCAGGGCACCGATCTGGTCAACAGCTCGGTGGACTGGACGCTGGGCGACAACCTGGAAAACCTGACCCTAACCGGCGAATGGAACCGCAGCGGCACTGGCAACGCGTCGGACAACGTCATCACCGGCAACAGCGGCAGCGGGTCGTTCATCGCCAACCGCGGCCACAACCTGCTGGCGGGCCTCGCGGGCAACGACACGCTGGATGGCGGCACCGGCACCGACAGCATGGTGGGCGGCATCGGGTCCGACACCTATATCGTCGATTCCGCGCTGGATGTGGTGGTCGAGGCCAGCGGCGAGGGGCTGGATACCGTGATGGCCGCGGTGACCAGGACGCTGGGCACCTATTTCGAGAATCTGGCGCTGCTCGGCGCGGCGGCGATAGACGGCACCGGCAACGTCTTCACCAACCTGCTGACCGGCAACGAGGCGGCCAACCTGCTGTCGGGGCTGGCGGGCAACGACACCCTGCTGGGCGGCGCGGGCAACGACACGCTGGACGGCGGCAGCGGCGCCGATGCGATGACCGGCGGTGCAGGCAACGATCTCTACATCGTCGACGATCTCGGGGATACCGCGACCGAACTTGCCGACGGCGGGACCGACAGCGTGCACAGCGCGTGCAGCTTCACGCTGGGCAGCAACCTGGAGAACCTGACGCTGACCGGGGCGGCGGCGATCAACGGCACCGGCAATACTCTGGCCAACCTGCTGACCGGCAACGCGGCGGCGAACCTGCTGGCGGGCAGCAGCGGCAACGACACCCTGCTGGGCGGCGGCGGTGCCGACACGCTGGACGGCGGCAGCGGCAGCGACAGCATGGCGGGCGGGGCGGGCGGCGACCTCTACATCGTCGACGTGGCGACCGACGTGGTCACCGAAGCCGCCGCCGAAGGAACCGACACGGTGCGCGCCTCGGTCAGCTTCACGCTGTCGGCCAATGTCGAGCGGCTGGAACTCGCGGGCTCGTCGGGGATCACCGGCACCGGCAACGACCTCGCCAACGCGCTGGTCGGCAACAGCGGCAGCAACCGGCTGAGCGGCCTCGCGGGGAACGACACGCTGACGGGCGGCGCGGGCAACGACACGCTGGACGGCGGGCTGGGGGCGGACCGCTTCGTCTTCGCGGGCTCGCGGGACGGCACCGATACCATCAGCGATTTCAACGACGTGGGCGGCGCGGCCGAACAGGGCGACCGTCTGGTGTTCGCCACTGCGGCGGTCGGCACGTTCACCTACCTTGGCACGGCGGCCTTCAGCGGCGGGTCCGACAACAGCGAGGCGCGGGTGTCGGGGAGCCAGGTGCTGGTGGACATCGACGGCGACGGCGCGGCGGATGTCACGCTGATCCTGACGGGTCTGGTGGATGCGGCGCAACTGGGGGCCGGCGACTTCCTGTTCGGCTGA
- a CDS encoding ABC transporter permease, with protein sequence MMRALEADGVTALDLAGITALDTAGAWVIVTAERRGGMRLQGGTEAQLLLLETVRDALPDDAPPGRPKRFAPVADALERVGRASHAFVQGLLRVTGFFGLVIARLVHTLLHPSRLRVTALVFHMQQAGLNAVPIVALMAFLIGIVLAFQGADQLRQFGAEVFAVDLIAISVLRELGILLTAIIVAGRSASAFTAAIGSMKMREEIDAMRTLGLDPIEVLVLPRVLALLIMLPVLGFLADIAGLLGGAMMTWYELGISPGMFRTRLLDTDVSHFLVGIVKAPFFALIIGVIGCYQGMQVEGNADSLGRLTSRSVVQAIFMVILADATFSIFFAALGI encoded by the coding sequence ATGATGCGCGCGCTCGAGGCCGACGGCGTGACGGCGCTGGATCTGGCGGGCATCACCGCACTGGATACCGCCGGGGCCTGGGTGATCGTCACGGCAGAGCGGCGCGGCGGAATGCGGTTGCAGGGCGGCACCGAGGCGCAGCTCCTGCTGCTGGAGACCGTGCGCGATGCCCTGCCCGACGATGCCCCGCCCGGCAGGCCGAAACGCTTTGCCCCGGTTGCCGACGCGCTGGAGCGGGTGGGCCGTGCCAGCCATGCCTTCGTGCAGGGGCTGCTGCGGGTGACAGGCTTTTTCGGGCTGGTGATCGCGCGGCTGGTCCACACGCTGCTGCACCCGTCACGCTTGCGGGTGACGGCGCTGGTGTTCCACATGCAGCAGGCCGGGCTGAACGCGGTGCCGATCGTGGCGCTGATGGCGTTCCTGATCGGGATCGTGCTGGCCTTTCAGGGTGCGGACCAGTTGCGCCAGTTCGGGGCCGAGGTGTTCGCCGTGGACCTGATCGCGATTTCGGTGCTGCGCGAGTTGGGCATCCTGCTGACGGCGATCATCGTGGCGGGGCGGTCGGCCTCGGCCTTCACCGCCGCCATCGGGTCGATGAAGATGCGCGAGGAGATCGACGCGATGCGGACGCTGGGGCTGGACCCGATCGAGGTGCTGGTGCTGCCGCGGGTGCTGGCGCTGTTGATCATGCTGCCGGTGCTTGGGTTTCTGGCCGATATCGCGGGCCTGCTGGGGGGCGCGATGATGACCTGGTATGAACTGGGCATCTCGCCGGGGATGTTCCGCACCCGGCTGCTGGACACCGACGTGTCGCATTTTCTGGTGGGCATCGTGAAGGCCCCGTTCTTTGCGCTGATCATCGGGGTGATCGGCTGCTACCAGGGGATGCAGGTCGAGGGCAACGCCGATTCGCTGGGGCGGCTGACCTCGCGGTCGGTGGTGCAGGCGATCTTCATGGTGATCCTGGCGGATGCCACCTTCTCGATCTTCTTTGCGGCGCTGGGCATATGA
- a CDS encoding Lrp/AsnC family transcriptional regulator encodes MQDLDLIDRKIIAELMRDATLPVARIADKVGLSQTPCWNRIQKLEARGVITGRVALVDPARIGLGLTVYVGIEAPDHSAEWRTTFAGIVNALPEVLDVHRLAGGMDYLLRIAVRDMDAFDEFYRHLTDAIAIRNVTSHFAMERIKGTTAYPVDTRTR; translated from the coding sequence ATGCAGGATCTCGACCTGATCGACCGCAAGATCATCGCAGAACTGATGCGCGATGCCACGCTGCCGGTGGCGCGGATCGCCGACAAGGTCGGGCTGTCGCAGACGCCGTGCTGGAACCGCATCCAGAAACTCGAAGCCCGTGGCGTGATCACGGGCCGCGTCGCGCTGGTCGATCCGGCGCGCATCGGGCTTGGCCTGACGGTCTATGTCGGCATCGAGGCGCCCGATCATTCGGCCGAATGGCGCACCACCTTTGCGGGCATCGTCAATGCCCTGCCGGAAGTGCTCGACGTGCACCGGCTGGCGGGCGGGATGGACTATCTGCTGCGGATCGCGGTGCGCGACATGGATGCCTTCGACGAGTTCTACCGCCACCTGACCGATGCCATCGCCATCCGGAACGTCACCTCGCATTTCGCGATGGAACGCATCAAGGGCACCACCGCCTATCCCGTCGACACCCGGACGCGGTAG
- a CDS encoding ABC transporter ATP-binding protein codes for MGNGGTGNGGTGSGGTGEAVIEVRGLVNRFGRSVIHDGLDLDLYRGEVLGVVGGSGTGKSVLLRSIVGLQRPQAGSIRVLGVDVLHAADADLRATERRWGVMFQDGALFSALTVRENVEAPMRERLELDAGVRRSLADLKLAMVGLPAKAGALYPAELSGGMRKRAGLARALALDPEILLLDEPTAGLDPIGASEFDALIGSLQQALGLSVFLVTHDLDTLHATCNRIAVLAQKKVLVTGTMAEMLEVDDPWVHAYFHGPRAHAAGTAAGANMKNAG; via the coding sequence ATGGGCAACGGCGGCACGGGCAATGGCGGCACGGGCAGCGGCGGCACGGGCGAGGCGGTGATCGAGGTGCGCGGGCTGGTCAACCGGTTCGGGCGGTCGGTGATCCATGACGGGCTGGACCTCGACCTTTACCGGGGCGAGGTGCTGGGCGTGGTGGGCGGGTCGGGCACCGGCAAGTCGGTGCTGCTGCGGTCGATCGTCGGCCTGCAAAGGCCGCAGGCGGGCAGCATCCGCGTGCTGGGCGTCGATGTGCTGCACGCGGCCGACGCCGACCTGCGCGCCACCGAACGGCGCTGGGGCGTGATGTTCCAGGACGGCGCGCTGTTTTCCGCCCTGACGGTGCGCGAGAATGTCGAGGCCCCGATGCGCGAGCGGCTGGAGCTTGACGCGGGCGTGCGCCGCAGCCTGGCCGACCTGAAGCTGGCGATGGTCGGGCTGCCCGCCAAGGCGGGTGCGCTTTACCCGGCCGAGCTTTCGGGGGGGATGCGCAAGCGCGCGGGTCTGGCGCGGGCGCTGGCGCTCGACCCCGAAATCCTGCTGCTGGACGAGCCGACCGCCGGGCTGGACCCGATCGGCGCGTCGGAGTTCGACGCGCTGATCGGGTCGTTGCAGCAGGCGCTGGGGCTTTCGGTGTTTCTGGTGACGCATGATCTTGATACACTGCACGCCACCTGCAACCGGATCGCGGTGCTGGCGCAGAAGAAGGTGCTGGTCACCGGCACCATGGCCGAGATGCTGGAGGTCGATGACCCCTGGGTTCATGCCTATTTCCACGGCCCCCGCGCCCACGCAGCGGGCACCGCTGCCGGGGCCAACATGAAGAACGCAGGATAG
- a CDS encoding NnrU family protein, whose amino-acid sequence MAGWGMFGLAFAVFLLSHAIPTRPAVKARLKAVAGPRGYLFLYSAVSLAVLAWLIVAAARAPFVPLWDPATWHRWAANLAMPLAIALATLSVGVPNPLSFGGPAAGFRPDRPGIIGLTRHPLLWALALWAGAHLLANGDLAHVLLFGSFTGFALLGMAIIDRRNRRLMGAAEWARLAQATAVLPLAALLSGRWRPVRGPSAPRLLLAVAIWAALILAHPWVIGLSPLP is encoded by the coding sequence ATGGCAGGCTGGGGCATGTTCGGGCTGGCCTTTGCCGTCTTCCTGCTGTCGCACGCCATCCCGACCCGCCCCGCCGTCAAGGCCCGGCTGAAGGCCGTGGCAGGCCCGCGGGGCTATCTGTTCCTTTACAGCGCGGTGTCGCTGGCGGTGCTGGCCTGGCTGATCGTCGCCGCCGCCCGTGCGCCGTTCGTGCCACTGTGGGATCCGGCGACGTGGCACCGCTGGGCGGCCAATCTGGCGATGCCGCTGGCGATTGCGCTGGCAACGCTTTCGGTCGGGGTGCCGAACCCGCTGTCGTTCGGCGGGCCGGCGGCGGGGTTCCGGCCCGACCGTCCCGGCATCATCGGCCTGACGCGGCATCCGCTTCTCTGGGCGCTGGCGCTCTGGGCCGGGGCGCATCTGCTGGCCAACGGCGATCTGGCCCATGTTCTGCTGTTCGGGTCGTTCACCGGGTTTGCCCTGCTGGGCATGGCGATCATCGACCGGCGCAACCGGCGGCTCATGGGGGCGGCGGAATGGGCGCGGCTGGCGCAGGCGACGGCGGTGCTGCCGCTGGCCGCGCTGCTGTCGGGGCGCTGGCGGCCGGTGCGCGGCCCCTCGGCGCCGCGCCTCCTGCTGGCGGTGGCGATCTGGGCGGCGCTGATCCTGGCGCATCCTTGGGTGATCGGCCTGTCGCCGCTGCCCTGA
- the efp gene encoding elongation factor P, whose amino-acid sequence MKVIASSLRKGNVVELDGRLYVVLTAENFHPGKGTPTTQIDMRRISDGVKVSERWRTTEQVERAHVDERGYDFLYEDGEGFHFMEPNSFEQITVAADVVGDGKVFLTEGLRVGLKTYQDIAISIELPMKVTVEITETEPVMKGQTAQSSYKPAICSNGLRVMVPPHIGAGTRIVISTEDNTYVERAKD is encoded by the coding sequence GTGAAAGTCATCGCCTCCAGCCTGCGCAAGGGGAACGTCGTCGAGCTTGACGGCCGGCTTTATGTCGTTCTGACCGCCGAGAACTTCCACCCCGGCAAGGGCACGCCGACCACCCAGATCGACATGCGGCGCATCTCGGACGGGGTGAAGGTGTCGGAACGCTGGCGCACCACCGAACAGGTCGAGCGCGCCCATGTCGACGAGCGCGGCTATGATTTCCTCTATGAGGACGGCGAGGGCTTTCACTTCATGGAGCCGAACAGCTTCGAGCAGATCACCGTCGCCGCCGATGTGGTGGGCGACGGCAAGGTGTTCCTGACCGAAGGGCTGCGGGTCGGGCTGAAGACCTATCAGGACATCGCGATTTCCATCGAGCTGCCGATGAAGGTCACGGTCGAGATCACCGAGACCGAGCCGGTGATGAAGGGGCAGACGGCGCAGTCGTCCTACAAGCCCGCGATCTGTTCCAACGGGCTGCGGGTGATGGTGCCGCCCCATATCGGCGCGGGCACCCGCATCGTGATCTCGACCGAGGACAACACCTACGTCGAACGGGCCAAGGACTGA
- a CDS encoding MlaD family protein, translated as METRANYVLIGAFTVFAMLAGLGFFLWLAKVQVDRTYTQYDILFDSVAGLAVAAPVRLNGVDVGEVRGIALDSSNSGRVRVRIEVAAATPVRQGTQATLASQGVTGVAFIGLEGGAADAPRYDIDPETGVALIPSKTTVVQGLIEDAPDLLREAISLLRDLGQFTGPENREKVANILTNVEVATGRLDEALTDLATTSDSFVTGVDQISSFATRLDGVAAKADTALVTANRTLQGLDSFTREGLPRITALSTEAGRLVAALASLTARIERDPARFLLGNRAPEYTR; from the coding sequence ATGGAAACACGCGCAAATTACGTCCTGATCGGGGCCTTTACCGTCTTTGCCATGCTGGCGGGCCTGGGGTTCTTTCTCTGGCTGGCCAAGGTGCAGGTGGACCGGACCTACACCCAGTACGACATCCTGTTCGACAGCGTGGCGGGGCTGGCGGTGGCGGCGCCGGTGCGGCTGAACGGGGTCGATGTGGGCGAGGTGCGCGGCATCGCGCTCGATTCCAGCAATTCCGGGCGGGTGCGGGTGCGCATCGAGGTGGCGGCGGCGACGCCGGTCCGGCAGGGCACGCAGGCCACGCTGGCCTCGCAGGGGGTGACGGGTGTTGCCTTCATCGGGCTGGAGGGCGGCGCGGCCGATGCGCCGCGCTATGACATCGACCCCGAGACCGGCGTGGCCCTGATACCGTCGAAGACCACGGTGGTGCAGGGGCTGATCGAGGATGCCCCCGACCTTCTGCGCGAGGCGATCTCGCTGCTGCGCGATCTGGGTCAGTTCACCGGGCCGGAAAACCGCGAGAAGGTCGCCAACATCCTGACCAACGTCGAAGTGGCGACCGGACGGCTGGACGAGGCGCTGACCGATCTGGCCACCACCTCGGACAGTTTCGTGACGGGGGTGGACCAGATCTCGTCCTTTGCCACGCGGCTTGACGGCGTGGCCGCAAAGGCCGACACAGCATTGGTGACCGCCAACCGCACGCTGCAGGGGCTTGACAGCTTTACCCGCGAGGGCCTGCCCCGGATCACAGCGCTGAGCACCGAGGCCGGGCGTCTGGTGGCGGCGCTTGCCAGCCTGACCGCGCGGATCGAACGCGACCCCGCACGCTTCCTTCTGGGCAACCGTGCCCCCGAATATACCAGATGA
- a CDS encoding CHAD domain-containing protein, giving the protein MPAAPPETPPDDPVGASGKSVWPGQTAEQALRHITLACAEDFARHLAALTESDAPEGPHRARIALRQLRTALAGMARLINRPARAAVEAEARRLFRLLGHWRDADILMQHDTTAALAADRAADRAARAAAIRTEVRAALVQAGADRFAPALRARFAGDGWHRRGHKAARRRRAPVTGIARRALRRAWKRCTAHRGGIRAMSDAERHAFRKDAKALRYLSDFFRRLWPGRRADRFRDRLETLQDALGMLNDLATIRARTTPGHPLARTAPDKRARKALRRSERDWRRLRKAGVPGV; this is encoded by the coding sequence ATGCCCGCCGCCCCTCCCGAAACCCCTCCTGACGATCCTGTCGGCGCATCCGGCAAATCCGTGTGGCCCGGCCAGACGGCGGAACAGGCGCTCCGCCACATCACGCTGGCCTGCGCAGAGGATTTCGCGCGGCACCTCGCCGCCCTCACCGAAAGCGACGCGCCCGAAGGGCCGCACCGGGCGCGCATCGCGCTCCGGCAACTGCGCACGGCGCTGGCAGGGATGGCCCGGCTGATCAACCGTCCGGCCCGCGCCGCGGTCGAGGCCGAGGCAAGGCGGCTTTTCCGGCTGCTGGGGCACTGGCGCGATGCCGACATCCTGATGCAGCACGACACCACGGCAGCCCTCGCGGCCGACCGTGCGGCCGACCGCGCAGCACGGGCGGCAGCCATCCGCACCGAGGTGCGCGCGGCGCTGGTGCAGGCCGGGGCAGACCGCTTTGCCCCCGCGCTCCGCGCCCGCTTTGCGGGCGACGGCTGGCACCGCCGCGGGCACAAGGCCGCAAGGCGCCGCCGCGCGCCGGTGACCGGCATCGCGCGGCGGGCGCTGCGCCGCGCCTGGAAGCGATGCACCGCCCATCGCGGCGGCATCCGCGCCATGTCGGACGCCGAACGCCATGCCTTCCGCAAGGACGCCAAGGCGCTGCGCTACCTGAGCGATTTCTTCCGGCGGCTCTGGCCGGGCAGGCGGGCAGACCGGTTTCGCGACCGGCTGGAAACCTTGCAGGACGCGCTTGGCATGCTGAACGACCTCGCCACCATCCGCGCCCGCACCACGCCCGGCCACCCCTTGGCGCGCACCGCCCCGGACAAGCGCGCCCGCAAGGCGCTGCGCCGGTCCGAACGCGACTGGCGCAGGCTGCGCAAGGCGGGCGTGCCGGGCGTCTGA
- a CDS encoding ABC-type transport auxiliary lipoprotein family protein: MTPFPRPLILLACVAALSGCGALSAVSDASAPLDAYTLAPLPGSGAARGSRHLVIDVPEAGGALATDRILVKPNRLQAQYLPKGRWVDPAPVLLQSLLVASLQSAGGFRLVGRDTAGLVPDYLLLSDLHDFQAEATVPGGPPAMVRIGVTLTMVRDADRSVIATRRFEQTAQAADDESMALVQAFDAAMVRLLSVAVPWVQGAAR, encoded by the coding sequence ATGACCCCCTTTCCCCGCCCCCTGATCCTTCTGGCCTGTGTGGCGGCGCTGTCCGGCTGCGGCGCGCTGTCGGCCGTGTCGGATGCCTCGGCGCCGCTGGACGCCTATACGCTGGCGCCCTTGCCGGGCAGCGGGGCGGCGCGCGGTTCGCGCCATCTGGTGATCGACGTGCCCGAGGCAGGGGGCGCGCTGGCCACCGACCGGATTCTGGTGAAGCCGAACCGGCTGCAGGCGCAATACCTGCCCAAGGGCCGCTGGGTGGACCCGGCGCCGGTGCTGCTGCAATCGCTGCTGGTGGCCTCGCTGCAATCGGCGGGCGGTTTCAGGCTGGTGGGGCGCGATACGGCGGGGCTGGTGCCCGACTACCTGCTGCTGTCGGACCTGCATGATTTCCAGGCCGAGGCGACGGTGCCGGGCGGGCCGCCCGCGATGGTGCGGATCGGGGTCACGCTGACCATGGTGCGCGACGCCGACCGCAGCGTGATCGCCACCCGCCGGTTCGAGCAGACGGCGCAGGCCGCCGATGACGAAAGCATGGCGCTGGTGCAGGCGTTCGATGCCGCCATGGTGCGGCTGTTGTCGGTTGCGGTGCCATGGGTGCAGGGGGCCGCACGCTGA
- a CDS encoding CsbD family protein, whose translation MNWDQIEGKWKQLKGKAQTQWGNITNDDWDRIEGRREEIVGLVQEKYGKAKDEAEREVDDWMKTQ comes from the coding sequence ATGAACTGGGATCAGATCGAAGGCAAGTGGAAGCAGCTCAAGGGCAAGGCCCAGACGCAGTGGGGCAACATCACCAATGACGACTGGGACCGCATCGAAGGCCGCCGTGAAGAGATCGTCGGCCTCGTGCAGGAAAAATACGGCAAGGCCAAGGACGAGGCCGAGCGCGAAGTCGACGACTGGATGAAGACCCAGTAA
- the epmA gene encoding EF-P lysine aminoacylase EpmA — protein sequence MTHPSDTASPWWTPRIHADRRPLLLARNRIQAALRGWLADQGFTEVDPAALQVSPGNEAHLHGFATEAIGNDGAARQMYLHTSPEFAMKKLLAAGETRIAAFAHVWRNRERGPLHSPEFTMLEWYRAGQGYDVLMRDCAAMLAVAADAAGSRSLRWRDRVCDPFATPERLSVADAFTRHAGIDLLSTVDAAGSPDAPALAAALTATGVRVAPDDTWSDMLSRVLVQKVEPNLGLGRMTILDRYPVAEAALARPAADDPRVAERFELYACGVELANGFGELTDPAEQRRRFGLEMDEKQRVYGHRYPLDEDFLAALGQVPASSGIALGFDRLVMLATGAPRIDDVIWAPVAGA from the coding sequence GTGACGCACCCCTCCGATACCGCTTCTCCATGGTGGACACCCCGGATCCACGCCGACCGACGCCCGCTGCTGCTGGCGCGCAACCGCATCCAGGCGGCACTGCGGGGGTGGCTGGCGGATCAGGGCTTCACCGAGGTCGATCCGGCAGCCCTTCAGGTCTCGCCGGGGAACGAGGCGCATCTGCACGGCTTTGCCACCGAAGCCATCGGCAACGACGGCGCGGCGCGGCAGATGTATCTGCACACCTCACCCGAATTTGCGATGAAGAAGCTTCTGGCGGCGGGCGAAACCCGCATCGCGGCCTTCGCCCATGTCTGGCGCAACCGCGAGCGCGGCCCGCTGCACAGCCCCGAATTCACCATGCTGGAATGGTATCGCGCAGGGCAGGGGTATGACGTGTTGATGCGCGACTGCGCCGCGATGCTGGCGGTGGCGGCCGATGCCGCGGGCAGCCGCTCCTTGCGCTGGCGCGACCGGGTCTGCGACCCCTTCGCCACCCCCGAACGGCTGAGCGTGGCCGATGCCTTCACCCGCCATGCCGGGATCGACCTGCTGTCCACTGTCGATGCCGCAGGCTCGCCCGACGCCCCAGCCCTCGCCGCGGCGCTGACCGCAACCGGCGTCCGCGTGGCCCCCGACGACACCTGGTCCGACATGCTGAGCCGCGTGCTGGTGCAGAAGGTCGAGCCCAACCTCGGGCTGGGGCGCATGACCATCCTCGACCGCTATCCGGTGGCCGAGGCGGCACTGGCACGTCCTGCCGCCGACGACCCGCGCGTGGCCGAACGGTTCGAGCTTTACGCCTGCGGGGTGGAACTGGCGAACGGCTTTGGCGAGCTTACCGACCCGGCCGAGCAGCGCCGCCGCTTCGGGCTGGAGATGGACGAGAAGCAGCGGGTCTACGGCCACCGCTACCCGCTGGACGAGGATTTTCTGGCTGCCCTCGGGCAGGTGCCCGCATCCAGCGGCATCGCGTTGGGCTTTGACCGGCTGGTGATGCTGGCCACCGGCGCCCCGCGGATCGACGACGTGATCTGGGCACCGGTGGCGGGTGCCTGA